The following nucleotide sequence is from Anaerolineales bacterium.
GATTTGATGCATGACCGATCAAACCTTCTGATCAATATCGTTGTGGCAGTCATCGGGGCGTTCGTGGCAGGCTATCTGCTAAGCCCTATCTTTAAAGTTGGTACCATCAATCAAGCTATCACGATACCGACGATGATCGTCACATTACTAGGGGCGATCATATTACTGGCGATCCTAAGGTTATTCCGCCGAGTTTTTTAGATCGGATGGGTTGAGAGAAATCACAAGGTATTCGACATCTCAGGATATTCAATGGCTCTGCCAACCGAGGACCTCGGTTGGCAGAGCAACAATGGAGGTTTGATTTGGCTATGGCACTTGATAATATTAAAACAAAATGGTCGATACTCAAACCGGATGTACGCAAACATTGGGGGAAAATCACCGAAGATGATCTTACTCATATTATCGGTTCTCAAGAAGAGCTGATAAATATCCTTCGGAAGCGTTATGGTTATGGAAAACAACAAGCGGAAATTGAGATTAATGACTGGTTACTCCAACACCACGAGCATCATGTGGGAGAGTAATTGATCGACCTATCGACATTTCCGTTTATCGATAATAGGAGGTAATCCATGAATATACAAACTTTAATACCTGTATTGATTGTAGTCCTGGTTGTTCTTGTGGTCGTGGTGATACTTGCATTCTTGATACTAAGAGGCCGTAGCCAGCGACTTAAAAGCAAGTTTGGTCCGGAGTACGATTACACTGTTCAAAAACTTGGTGATCGCCGCCAAGCTGAAGCCGATTTGAAGGACAGAGAAAAATGAGTAGTAAAACTAGATATCCATCCACTGGGGGACGAAGTAAATAGAAAATATCATGATGAATGGAAATCTATCCAATCAAAAATCGTCGATGATCCTTCTGAAGCTGTTGAGCAGGCCAATCGATTGGTGACAGAAGTGATGATTGCCCGCGGTTTTCCAGTGGCAGACTTCGAGCAGAGATCCGCTGATCTGTCAGTTATCTACCCAAACCTTGTGCCTGGTTACCGAGACGCACAAGCTATCCTAATCAAAAAACGAGATGGAGGCGCTTCAACTGAAGAGCGTAGGCAAGCAATGGTAAACTTCCGTACGTTGTTTGACGAATTGGTCGGCATTGCCCATCAAAAAGAATCTAGCATGGAGGCAGTAAAATGAAACCGAATGAAATCCCAGACGATCCGCGCGAGGATATTTCTACTCCACAAGAACCTGCTTCGTCCATCAATCAGAATAGGATGAACGAACCATCGGATATGCCTGGTCAAATGAACACACCTCAGACTTCAATTCCAATCACTCGCTCAGAAGGACATATCAGAGGAGCTATTCAAAATCAGCCCACAATAAATGCTATGTTTGGTGCTGAGCAGGCAGTGCCACCCAAGCAGAAGCAAGAAGAACCTCACGCCGAAGAAACATGGTTCTTAAAAGCTGATGCGGATGAAATGCGATCACGCTGGAATACCATACAGATACAGTTCGTCGAATCACCTTGCACAGCAGTCGAACAAGGTGATGCTTTGATAGGCGAGGTAATGGAGCGCTTCTCGCAGATGCTGTCTGACCATCAAGAGTCTTTAAACCAACAGTGGATCAACCATGATGATATTACGACAGAGGAGTTGCG
It contains:
- a CDS encoding GlsB/YeaQ/YmgE family stress response membrane protein — encoded protein: MNIIIYLLVAAVIGWIATDLMHDRSNLLINIVVAVIGAFVAGYLLSPIFKVGTINQAITIPTMIVTLLGAIILLAILRLFRRVF